A portion of the Stella humosa genome contains these proteins:
- a CDS encoding MFS transporter, producing the protein MAPFAEFARRPGWLAILLFVVLYKLGDALAGVMANPFYVALGFTKIEVANVAKLFGVAATLAGLAVAGLIVYRWGVYRSLLVCGLLQAASNLTYVLQAWAGHDVWVLTLTILLENFTGGMGSAAFVAYLSGLCSLAFTATQYALLSSLAAVGRTTLSASGGWLADRLDWVPFFLATTAAALPALLILLWLGRRFPIDPPAAARPATR; encoded by the coding sequence GTGGCGCCATTCGCGGAGTTCGCCCGCCGCCCGGGCTGGCTCGCCATCCTGCTCTTCGTCGTCCTCTACAAGCTGGGCGACGCCCTGGCCGGCGTCATGGCCAACCCGTTCTACGTGGCGCTCGGCTTCACCAAGATCGAGGTGGCCAACGTCGCCAAGCTGTTCGGAGTCGCAGCCACCCTGGCGGGCCTGGCCGTGGCCGGCCTCATCGTCTATCGCTGGGGCGTCTATCGCAGCCTGCTGGTCTGCGGCCTGCTGCAGGCGGCGTCCAACCTGACCTACGTGCTGCAGGCCTGGGCGGGGCACGACGTCTGGGTGCTGACGCTGACCATCCTGCTGGAGAATTTCACCGGCGGCATGGGATCGGCCGCCTTCGTGGCCTACCTGTCGGGCCTGTGCTCGCTGGCCTTCACCGCGACGCAATATGCGCTGCTCTCGTCGCTGGCGGCCGTCGGGCGCACGACGCTGTCCGCCAGCGGCGGCTGGCTGGCAGACCGGCTCGACTGGGTCCCGTTCTTCCTGGCGACCACGGCCGCGGCATTGCCGGCCCTGCTGATCCTGCTGTGGCTGGGCCGCCGCTTCCCGATCGATCCACCCGCCGCCGCCCGTCCGGCAACCCGATAG
- a CDS encoding OmpA family protein, with product MRSMKLGAVFAVGLMAAACGTTEIDSVRGMTPTGGTEFTQALAAGYRALAIQEEGLRDWSDAYRYANKGLAAGQGQMVLPEDPANWALPASMMPEFQAARARLIAALDGNGRTRLPQVAAGAQLAYDCWVEEQEEGWQIDCIEKCKRDFYALLAQLEARPAPAAAPVPAAPPAARQFIVFFDFDRSNITAEGARVIQQVIASYRQKAGPISVVGHTDRSGTPQYNQGLSIRRSNSVKQALVRGGIAAGQVSTAGRGESEPRVPTPDGVREPQNRRAEIRIQ from the coding sequence ATGCGATCGATGAAGCTAGGGGCAGTGTTCGCTGTCGGCCTCATGGCGGCCGCCTGCGGCACGACCGAGATCGACTCGGTCCGCGGCATGACGCCGACCGGCGGTACGGAATTCACGCAGGCGCTGGCCGCTGGCTATCGCGCGCTTGCCATTCAGGAGGAAGGGCTCCGCGACTGGTCTGACGCGTATCGCTACGCGAACAAGGGCCTCGCCGCCGGCCAGGGCCAGATGGTCCTGCCGGAAGACCCGGCGAACTGGGCGCTGCCGGCGAGCATGATGCCGGAGTTCCAGGCTGCCCGCGCCCGCCTGATCGCGGCGCTGGACGGCAATGGCCGTACGCGCCTGCCGCAGGTCGCGGCCGGTGCGCAGCTTGCCTATGACTGCTGGGTCGAAGAGCAGGAAGAAGGCTGGCAGATCGACTGCATCGAGAAGTGCAAGCGGGACTTCTACGCCCTGCTGGCCCAGCTCGAAGCCCGCCCGGCCCCGGCCGCGGCACCTGTCCCGGCGGCTCCGCCGGCGGCGCGTCAGTTCATCGTGTTCTTCGACTTTGACCGGTCGAACATCACGGCCGAAGGCGCCCGCGTCATCCAGCAGGTGATTGCGTCCTACCGCCAGAAGGCTGGCCCGATCAGCGTTGTCGGCCATACCGACCGCTCCGGCACGCCGCAGTACAACCAGGGTCTCTCGATCCGTCGCTCGAACTCGGTCAAGCAGGCACTGGTTCGTGGCGGCATCGCCGCCGGCCAGGTCTCGACCGCGGGCCGCGGTGAGTCCGAGCCCCGGGTGCCGACTCCGGACGGTGTCCGCGAGCCGCAGAACCGCCGCGCCGAGATCCGCATCCAGTAG
- a CDS encoding Hsp33 family molecular chaperone translates to MSEGNPLSGETVPTDDLVQPFQVESSHLRGRLVRMGPALDAILTRHDYPAAVATQLGELVVLTATIATMLKFDGILTLQTRTDGPIKLLVADYVAATRSVRGYAQYDSERLAALAQSGASLGRLLGTGHLAFTIDQGPDTERYQGIVEVVGTSLVDAVHHYFRQSEQIETGIRVAVARDGETGPWRGGAVMIQRLPEQDRGYQDEETRDDQFRHVMSLIATCRNDELTSATLTPAALLFRLFHEEGVRVFAPGTILDGCRCSEERVLSILASLPPEDRGDLEVDGKIEVRCEFCARLYRIAPERVTAEATAF, encoded by the coding sequence GTGAGCGAGGGAAATCCATTGTCGGGCGAGACGGTTCCCACCGACGACCTGGTCCAGCCCTTCCAGGTCGAATCGAGCCACCTGCGCGGGCGGCTCGTGCGGATGGGGCCCGCCCTCGACGCGATCCTGACCCGGCACGACTACCCGGCCGCCGTGGCGACCCAGCTCGGCGAGTTGGTGGTGCTGACGGCGACCATTGCCACCATGCTGAAGTTCGACGGCATCCTGACGCTGCAGACCCGCACCGACGGCCCGATCAAGCTGTTGGTGGCGGACTATGTGGCGGCCACTCGCTCGGTGCGCGGCTATGCCCAGTACGACAGCGAGCGGCTGGCGGCACTGGCCCAGTCCGGCGCCTCGCTCGGCCGCCTGCTCGGTACCGGCCATCTCGCCTTCACGATCGACCAGGGGCCGGACACCGAGCGCTACCAGGGGATCGTCGAGGTGGTCGGCACCAGCCTGGTCGATGCCGTGCACCACTATTTCCGCCAGTCGGAGCAGATTGAGACCGGCATCCGCGTCGCTGTCGCTCGCGACGGCGAGACGGGGCCGTGGCGCGGCGGCGCGGTGATGATCCAGCGCCTGCCGGAGCAGGATCGCGGCTACCAGGACGAAGAGACCCGCGACGACCAGTTCCGCCACGTCATGTCGCTGATCGCCACCTGCCGCAACGACGAACTGACCAGTGCCACGCTGACGCCGGCCGCCCTGCTGTTCCGTCTGTTCCATGAAGAAGGCGTGCGGGTCTTCGCGCCCGGCACCATCCTGGATGGCTGCCGCTGCAGCGAGGAGCGGGTGCTGTCGATCCTGGCCAGCCTGCCGCCGGAGGATCGTGGCGACCTGGAGGTCGACGGCAAGATCGAGGTGCGCTGCGAGTTCTGCGCGCGCCTCTATCGCATCGCGCCCGAGCGCGTGACGGCGGAGGCGACGGCGTTCTGA
- the folE gene encoding GTP cyclohydrolase I FolE: protein MTTEDPQAPPSDRPTQSEAEAAVRTLIRWAGDDPAREGLLDTPSRVARSFAEFFGGYELDPVGVLQRTFEEVEGYDEMVVLRDIRFESHCEHHLAPIIGKAHVAYLPRTRVVGISKLARVVDLYARRLQIQEKMTAQIANAIEEVLQPHGVAVVIEASHQCMTTRGVHKPGTSLVTSRMLGAFRADAATRREFLAFVGVGGAPGMTNV, encoded by the coding sequence ATGACGACCGAGGATCCCCAGGCCCCGCCGTCCGACAGGCCGACGCAGTCCGAGGCCGAGGCCGCCGTCCGCACCCTGATCCGCTGGGCCGGCGACGACCCGGCGCGGGAAGGCCTGCTCGACACGCCCAGCCGCGTCGCCCGCTCCTTCGCCGAGTTCTTCGGCGGCTACGAGCTGGACCCGGTGGGTGTGCTGCAACGCACCTTCGAGGAGGTCGAGGGCTACGACGAGATGGTCGTGCTGCGCGACATCCGCTTCGAGAGCCATTGCGAGCACCACCTGGCGCCGATCATCGGCAAGGCCCATGTCGCCTACCTGCCGCGGACGCGCGTCGTCGGCATCAGCAAGCTGGCCCGCGTGGTGGACCTCTATGCCCGCCGCCTGCAGATCCAGGAAAAGATGACGGCGCAGATCGCCAACGCGATCGAGGAAGTGCTGCAGCCGCACGGCGTCGCCGTCGTCATCGAGGCCTCGCACCAGTGCATGACCACCCGCGGCGTGCACAAGCCGGGTACCAGCCTGGTCACCAGCCGAATGCTGGGCGCATTCCGTGCCGATGCGGCGACCCGGCGCGAGTTCCTGGCCTTCGTCGGGGTCGGCGGGGCGCCCGGCATGACCAACGTCTGA
- a CDS encoding TrkH family potassium uptake protein produces MPALRPIFHIIGLLLGVVAGAMTLPALLDWADGNDGWRAFAMSATLTLFVGVGMALACQPAGRIALTVRQTFVLTVAVWLFICAFGALPFILGASQLSVPGAFFETMSGLTTSGGTVIVGLEKLPRGILLWRSLLVMLGGAGIVVMAVAVLPFLRIGGMQLFRTESSDRSDKLLPRVSQMAGALVAVYFTLVALCFCLLWAVGLGFFDAICHALTTVATGGFANYDSSIGHFGNPAAEVVITAFMLLGGTTLAIFIRFARGDFRPLWQDSQLHWYFGIFAVFTLSIALWQITINNADPVHALRASAFSVASVLTTTGFATDDYSLWGSYPVVCFFFLTFLGGMTGSTSGGIKIFRLQVFYSVAKVQIDRLMQPHRVILPLFNGRAVAEPIVFSVLAFLTLYGISFGFIALALSLFGQDLVTSLSGAASALGNVGPGLGEVIGPAGNFSTMPDGALWVLSFGMLLGRLELLTVFVLFTPAFWRD; encoded by the coding sequence ATGCCGGCCCTGCGCCCGATATTTCACATCATCGGGCTGCTGCTGGGTGTCGTCGCCGGGGCGATGACGCTGCCGGCCCTGCTCGACTGGGCCGACGGCAACGACGGGTGGCGGGCGTTCGCCATGTCGGCGACACTGACGCTTTTCGTCGGCGTCGGCATGGCGCTGGCCTGCCAGCCGGCCGGCCGGATCGCGCTGACCGTGCGCCAGACCTTCGTCCTGACGGTCGCGGTGTGGCTATTCATCTGCGCCTTCGGTGCCCTGCCGTTCATCCTGGGAGCCTCGCAGTTGAGTGTTCCCGGCGCATTCTTCGAGACGATGTCCGGCCTGACGACATCGGGTGGCACGGTTATCGTCGGATTGGAGAAACTGCCTCGCGGCATTCTGCTGTGGCGATCATTGCTGGTCATGCTGGGCGGGGCGGGTATCGTCGTCATGGCCGTTGCCGTGCTGCCATTCCTGCGCATCGGCGGGATGCAGCTATTTCGAACCGAGTCGTCCGACCGGTCCGACAAGCTGCTGCCGCGCGTGTCCCAAATGGCCGGCGCCCTGGTCGCCGTCTACTTCACGCTGGTCGCCCTCTGCTTCTGCCTGTTGTGGGCGGTCGGGCTAGGGTTTTTCGATGCGATCTGTCATGCGCTGACGACGGTGGCGACCGGCGGGTTTGCGAACTATGACAGTTCGATCGGACATTTCGGCAATCCTGCGGCGGAGGTCGTCATCACGGCTTTCATGCTGCTGGGCGGCACGACCCTGGCCATTTTCATCCGCTTTGCCCGAGGGGACTTTCGCCCGTTGTGGCAGGATAGCCAGCTCCACTGGTATTTCGGCATCTTCGCGGTCTTCACGCTGTCGATCGCCCTGTGGCAGATCACCATCAACAACGCCGATCCGGTGCATGCCCTGCGCGCCAGCGCCTTCTCGGTCGCCTCGGTGCTGACCACGACCGGCTTCGCGACCGACGACTATTCGCTCTGGGGCTCCTACCCGGTCGTCTGCTTCTTCTTCCTCACCTTCCTCGGCGGCATGACCGGATCGACATCGGGCGGCATCAAGATCTTCCGGCTCCAGGTCTTCTACAGCGTCGCCAAGGTGCAGATCGACCGGCTGATGCAGCCCCACCGGGTGATCCTGCCGCTCTTCAACGGCCGCGCGGTGGCCGAGCCGATCGTCTTCTCGGTGCTGGCGTTCCTGACGCTCTATGGCATCTCGTTCGGCTTCATCGCGCTGGCCCTGTCGCTGTTCGGCCAGGACCTCGTGACCAGCCTGTCGGGTGCGGCCAGCGCGCTCGGCAATGTCGGGCCGGGACTGGGCGAGGTGATCGGTCCTGCCGGCAACTTCAGCACGATGCCGGACGGCGCCTTGTGGGTGCTGTCCTTCGGCATGCTGCTCGGTCGGCTGGAATTGCTGACGGTCTTCGTCCTCTTCACGCCGGCCTTCTGGCGCGACTGA
- the argE gene encoding acetylornithine deacetylase, with product MPAEVVSSEEMLRRLIAFDTTSHLSNMALIDYVREYLEGHGVASHLSFDDDGKKANLLATIGPNVEGGYVLSGHTDVVPVEGQPWDTDPFTLTERDGKLFARGTCDMKGFIAIALAMVPEFKAKATKRPIHFAFTYDEEVGCYGVQRLIPQLLELLPKPKLVIVGEPTEMKVANAHKGVHSYVTTVTGKDAHSSQPQIACSAIEYGAEIVRFIYAMAHELRDNADPACLFVPPYTTFNIGTITGGTAGNIIPRQCRFGWNFRQLPTDDPAQIKARFDDFVANEILPRMRREFPGAQVETTGVNVLPALAPEQDSPAEEMAKSLTGNNGSVVVSFGTEAGHFQQAGLPTVVCGPGSIMEAHQPNEFITRAQMQAGEAFQRRMADRAAA from the coding sequence ATGCCCGCCGAGGTCGTTTCCTCCGAAGAGATGCTGCGCCGACTGATCGCGTTCGACACCACCTCGCACCTGTCGAACATGGCGCTGATCGACTATGTCCGCGAGTATCTGGAAGGGCACGGCGTCGCCTCGCACCTCAGCTTCGACGATGACGGCAAGAAGGCCAACCTGCTGGCCACCATCGGCCCCAACGTCGAGGGCGGCTATGTCCTGTCGGGCCACACCGACGTCGTCCCGGTCGAAGGCCAGCCCTGGGACACCGATCCCTTCACCCTGACCGAGCGCGACGGCAAGCTGTTCGCGCGCGGCACCTGCGACATGAAGGGCTTCATCGCCATAGCCCTGGCGATGGTGCCGGAGTTCAAGGCCAAGGCGACCAAGCGGCCGATCCATTTCGCCTTCACCTATGACGAGGAGGTCGGCTGCTACGGCGTCCAGCGCCTGATCCCCCAGCTCCTCGAGCTGCTGCCCAAGCCCAAGCTCGTCATCGTCGGCGAGCCAACGGAGATGAAGGTCGCCAACGCCCACAAGGGCGTCCATTCCTACGTCACCACGGTGACCGGCAAGGACGCCCATTCGAGCCAGCCGCAGATCGCCTGCAGCGCCATCGAGTACGGGGCGGAGATCGTGCGCTTCATCTATGCGATGGCCCACGAGCTGCGCGACAATGCCGACCCGGCCTGCCTCTTCGTGCCGCCCTACACGACCTTCAACATCGGCACCATCACCGGCGGCACCGCCGGCAACATCATCCCCCGCCAGTGCCGCTTCGGCTGGAACTTCCGGCAGTTGCCGACCGACGACCCGGCCCAGATCAAGGCGCGCTTCGACGATTTCGTCGCCAACGAGATCCTGCCGCGGATGCGCCGCGAGTTCCCGGGCGCCCAGGTCGAGACGACGGGCGTGAACGTGCTGCCGGCGCTGGCGCCGGAGCAGGATTCCCCGGCCGAGGAGATGGCCAAGTCGCTGACCGGCAACAACGGCAGCGTCGTCGTCTCGTTCGGCACCGAGGCCGGCCACTTCCAGCAGGCGGGCCTGCCGACCGTCGTCTGCGGCCCCGGCAGCATCATGGAAGCCCATCAGCCGAACGAGTTCATCACGCGCGCGCAGATGCAGGCCGGCGAGGCGTTCCAGCGCCGCATGGCCGACCGCGCGGCCGCCTGA
- a CDS encoding nucleotidyltransferase domain-containing protein, with product MAGIANDDALLTRIVAAIGAVPGVAAVVLGGSRARGTAHAASDYDIGLYYWADRPIDTAALGQAVEGLDESDPPARVTAIGEWGANMDGGGWLHVGGHAVDLLYRELGRVEAAIEDGRRGGVRPLYQPGHPHAFLSTIPMGEIAICQPLLDRDGVVAGLQARTRPYPPALTQGICRLFLWEAEFAVANARKAVPRGDLVHVVGCGYRAVACLAQVLFALEGRYLINEKGAVAEAAGFRYSPRHWRERVEGAFVDLAAGRFEAGLAGLAGLHAETARLAGC from the coding sequence ATGGCCGGGATTGCGAACGACGATGCGCTGCTGACGCGCATCGTCGCCGCCATCGGTGCGGTCCCTGGCGTGGCGGCGGTCGTGCTCGGTGGCTCGCGCGCCCGCGGCACGGCCCATGCCGCCTCCGACTATGACATCGGCCTCTACTATTGGGCCGACCGCCCGATCGACACCGCCGCCCTGGGGCAGGCGGTGGAGGGCCTGGACGAGAGCGACCCACCCGCCCGCGTGACGGCCATCGGCGAGTGGGGCGCCAACATGGATGGCGGCGGGTGGCTGCATGTCGGCGGCCATGCCGTGGACCTGCTCTATCGCGAGCTGGGCCGCGTCGAGGCAGCCATCGAGGACGGCCGGCGCGGCGGCGTCCGCCCGCTATACCAGCCAGGGCACCCGCACGCCTTCCTGTCGACCATCCCGATGGGCGAGATCGCCATCTGCCAGCCGCTGCTGGATCGCGACGGCGTCGTCGCCGGCTTGCAGGCGCGCACCCGGCCCTATCCGCCTGCACTGACGCAGGGGATCTGCCGGCTCTTTCTGTGGGAGGCGGAGTTCGCCGTCGCCAACGCCCGCAAGGCGGTGCCGCGCGGCGACCTCGTGCATGTCGTGGGCTGCGGCTATCGCGCCGTCGCCTGCCTGGCCCAGGTGCTGTTCGCCCTGGAGGGCCGCTACCTGATCAACGAGAAGGGCGCAGTCGCCGAGGCCGCGGGCTTCCGCTACAGCCCGAGGCACTGGCGCGAACGGGTCGAGGGGGCGTTCGTCGATCTGGCAGCCGGCCGCTTCGAAGCTGGGCTGGCCGGTCTCGCCGGCCTGCACGCCGAAACCGCCCGTCTGGCGGGCTGCTGA
- the apaG gene encoding Co2+/Mg2+ efflux protein ApaG, with product MYSETTRTIRVTVKPFYLEDQSSPAENHYVWAYHVKIENTGGEKVQLRTRHWRITDALGRVQEVRGPGVVGEQPVLEPGESFEYTSGTPLPTPSGIMVGTYQMEGAAGEMFDVRIPAFSLDSPHQPVRLN from the coding sequence ATGTACAGCGAAACCACCCGCACCATCCGCGTCACGGTGAAGCCGTTCTACCTGGAGGATCAGTCCTCCCCGGCCGAGAACCACTATGTCTGGGCCTATCACGTGAAGATCGAGAACACGGGTGGCGAGAAGGTCCAGCTCCGCACGCGCCATTGGCGCATCACCGATGCGCTGGGCCGGGTGCAGGAAGTGCGTGGCCCGGGCGTCGTCGGCGAGCAGCCGGTGCTGGAGCCCGGCGAATCCTTCGAGTATACGAGCGGCACGCCGCTGCCGACGCCGTCCGGCATCATGGTCGGCACGTACCAGATGGAGGGTGCCGCGGGCGAGATGTTCGACGTTCGCATTCCCGCCTTCTCGCTCGATAGTCCCCACCAGCCCGTTCGACTCAACTGA
- a CDS encoding peptidylprolyl isomerase, with protein sequence MEAPVQAADLENTIYLDLKDGRVVIELRPDLAPKHVARIKELTRKGFYDGIVFHRVIDGFMAQTGDPRGDGTGGSGQKLDAEFSKERHVRGTLSMARAANPNSADSQFFIMFAPSTHLDNQYTVWGKVTQGMEFVDMIKKGSSAQNGAVSNPDRIVKMQVAADAK encoded by the coding sequence ATGGAGGCCCCCGTGCAAGCAGCGGACCTGGAAAACACCATCTATCTCGACCTGAAGGACGGCCGCGTCGTCATCGAACTGCGCCCCGACCTCGCCCCCAAGCACGTCGCCCGGATCAAGGAGCTGACGCGCAAGGGCTTCTATGACGGCATCGTCTTCCATCGCGTGATCGATGGCTTCATGGCCCAGACGGGCGACCCGCGCGGCGACGGCACCGGCGGCTCCGGCCAGAAGCTGGATGCGGAGTTTTCCAAGGAGCGCCATGTGCGCGGCACGCTGTCGATGGCCCGCGCGGCCAACCCGAACAGCGCCGACAGCCAGTTCTTCATCATGTTCGCGCCCTCGACCCACCTGGACAACCAGTACACCGTGTGGGGCAAGGTCACGCAGGGCATGGAATTCGTCGACATGATCAAGAAGGGCTCGAGCGCCCAGAACGGCGCCGTCAGCAACCCAGACCGCATCGTGAAGATGCAGGTCGCCGCCGACGCCAAGTAA